A single region of the Glycine max cultivar Williams 82 chromosome 20, Glycine_max_v4.0, whole genome shotgun sequence genome encodes:
- the LOC100792702 gene encoding transportin-1, translating into MAAAAATTPSWQPQEQGFKEICGLLEQQISHSSSADKAQIWQHLQRYSHLPDFNNYLAFIFSRAEGKSVEVRQAAGLYLKNNLRNTFKSMQPAYQQYVKSELLPCLGATDKHIRSTAGTIISVVVQIGGVVGWPELLQALVNCLDSNDLNHMEGAMDALSKICEDIPQYLDSDVPGLAERPINIFLPRLFRFFQSPHASLRKLSLGSVNQYIMLMPSALYVSMDQYLQGLFILANDAAAEVRKLVCAAFVQLIEVRPSFLEPHLRNVIEYMLQVNKDTDDEVALEACEFWSAYCDAQLPPENLREFLPRLIPVLLSNMAYADDDESVIEAEEDGSQPDRDQDLKPRFHVSRFHGSDEVEDDDDDVVNTWNLRKCSAAALDILSNVFGDEILPTLMPIVEAKLSAGGDDAWKDREAAVLALGAIGEGCINGLYPHLLEIVAFLIPLLDDKFPLIRSISCWTLSRFSKFIVQGIGHPKGYEQFDNVLMGLLRRILDDNKRVQEAACSAFATLEEEAAEELAPRLEIILKHLMTAFGKYQRRNLRIVYDAIGTLAEAVGGELNQPVYLDILMPPLIEKWQQLSNSDKDLFPLLECFTSIAHALGTGFAQFAEPVFRRCINIIQTQQFAKADPAATTGVQYDKEFIVCSLDLLSGLAEGLGSGIESLVAQCSLRDLLLHCCVDDAPDVRQSAFALLGDLARVCPVHLHPRLSEFLEAAAKQLEISKVKEAISVANNACWAIGELAVKVRQEISPIVLTVISCLVPILQHAEGLNKSLIENSAITLGRLAWVCPELVSPHMEHFMQSWCTALSMIRDDVEKEDAFRGLCAMVKANPSGALSSLVYMCKAIASWHEIRSEDLHNEVCQVLHGYKQMLRNGAWDQCMSALEPPVKEKLSKYQV; encoded by the exons ATGGCGGCGGCAGCGGCGACTACTCCATCGTGGCAGCCTCAGGAGCAAGGGTTCAAGGAGATCTGCGGCCTACTTGAGCAGCAGATTTCGCATTCTTCTTCCGCCGATAAGGCTCAGATTTGGCAACACCTTCAGCGCTACTCGCATCTCCCTGACTTCAACAATTACCTCGCCTTCATCTTCTCCCGCGCCGAG GGAAAGTCGGTGGAGGTTCGGCAGGCTGCAGGGTTATATCTGAAGAATAACCTCAGAAACACGTTCAAATCTATGCAGCCTGCATACCAACAGTATGTGAAATCAGAGTTGCTGCCTTGTCTTGGTGCAACAGATAAGCACATAAGGTCTACGGCAGGAACTATTATTAGTGTTGTTGTTCAAATAGGAGGAGTTGTTGGGTGGCCTGAATTGTTGCAAGCCCTTGTAAATTGCTTGGATAGTAATGATCTAAATCACATGGAAGGTGCAATGGATGCGTTATCTAAG ATCTGTGAGGATATTCCCCAATATCTTGACTCTGATGTACCAGGGTTAGCAGAACGCCCTATTAACATATTTCTTCCCAGATTATTTCGG ttTTTCCAATCTCCTCATGCTTCATTGAGAAAATTATCACTGGGTTCTGTAAATCAATACATTATGTTAATGCCTTCT GCCTTATACGTATCCATGGATCAATATCTTCAAGGTCTGTTTATTCTCGCTAATGACGCTGCTGCTGAAGTGCGGAAGTTG GTTTGTGCAGCATTTGTTCAGCTAATTGAAGTTCGCCCATCTTTCTTGGAG CCACATTTACGGAATGTTATTGAATACATGTTACAAGTCAACAAGGATACAGATGATGAAGTAGCCCTTGAAGCTTGTGAATTTTG GTCTGCTTATTGTGATGCTCAACTGCCACCTGAAAACTTAAGAGAATTCTTGCCCCGTCTTATTCCA GTATTGCTGTCAAACATGGCTTATgcagatgatgatgaatcaGTTATTGAAGCTGAG GAAGATGGTTCTCAGCCTGATCGAGATCAG GATCTTAAACCTCGATTTCACGTATCAAGGTTTCATGGATCAGATGAAGTAGAAGACGAT GATGATGATGTTGTCAACACATGGAATTTACGGAAATGCAGTGCAGCTGCTCTTGATATTCTTTCAAATGTGTTTGGAGATGAGATCCTTCCAACTCTTATGCCTATTGTTGAG GCTAAGTTATCTGCTGGTGGGGATGATGCTTGGAAAGATAGGGAAGCTGCTGTCTTGGCTCTTGGTGCTATAGGCGAAGGTTGCATCAATGGTCTTTATCCGCATCTGTTGGAG ATTGTGGCATTTCTTATCCCTCTTCTTGATGATAAGTTTCCTCTGATACGAAGTATTTCATGCTGGACACTATCACGATTTAGCAAATTTATTGTTCAG GGTATTGGGCATCCTAAAGGCTATGAACAATTTGATAATGTTCTTATGGGTCTTCTACGAAGAATTTTGGATGATAATAAGCGGGTCCAAGAGGCTGCTTGTTCAGCCTTTGCAACTCTGGAAGAG GAGGCTGCTGAAGAGTTGGCTCCACGCTTGGAAATTATACTGAAGCACCTGATGACTGCATTTGGGAAATATCAG AGGCGAAACCTCAGAATTGTATATGATGCTATTGGAACTCTAGCTGAAGCTGTTGGAGGAGAGCTGAATCAG CCTGTTTATCTTGACATTCTCATGCCACCATTAATTGAGAAGTGGCAGCAACTTTCAAATTCAGACAAAGATCTTTTTCCGCTCCTGGAATGCTTTACATCTATAGCACAT GCTCTGGGTACTGGTTTTGCTCAATTTGCTGAACCTGTATTTAGGAGGTGCATAAATATAATCCAGACCCAACAATTTGCTAAG GCTGATCCTGCCGCCACCACAGGGGTTCAGTATGACAAGGAGTTTATTGTATGCTCTCTTGATTTGCTTTCTGGACTAGCAGAGGGTCTTGGCAGTGGAATAGAGAGTTTG GTTGCACAATGTTCTTTGAGGGACCTACTTCTGCATTGTTGTGTGGATGATGCTCCTGATGTTAGACAAAGTGCCTTTGCCTTACTTGGAGACCTTGCGCGA GTGTGCCCGGTTCATTTGCACCCTCGTTTGTCTGAGTTTCTTGAGGCTGCAGCCAAGCAACTG GAGATTTCTAAGGTAAAGGAGGCTATTTCAGTAGCAAATAATGCATGCTGGGCAATTGGAGAATTAGCAGTTAAG gTTCGTCAAGAAATTTCTCCCATTGTTTTAACTGTAATTTCATGCCTGGTCCCAATTCTTCAGCATGCAGAG GGACTCAACAAGTCACTTATAGAAAATAGTGCAATAACATTGGGGAGGCTTGCATGGGTCTGTCCGGAGCTTGTATCACCACATATGGAGCATTTCATGCAATCTTGGTGCACTGCTTTGTCAAT GATACGAGATGATGTTGAGAAAGAGGATGCTTTTAGAGGTCTATGTGCTATG GTTAAGGCTAATCCTTCTGGAGCTCTAAGCTCGCTTGTTTACATGTGCAAAGCCATTGCAAGTTGGCAT GAAATAAGGAGTGAAGATTTACACAATGAAGTCTGCCAGGTCTTACATGGGTATAAGCAG ATGCTGCGCAATGGAGCGTGGGACCAGTGTATGTCTGCTTTGGAGCCTCCAGTAAAAGAAAAGCTTTCGAAATATCAAGTATAA
- the LOC100806830 gene encoding probable polyamine transporter At1g31830, which produces MPSEMESNNAEYVTLGGEGSTPKLEKMSKVSIMPLMFLIFYEVSGGPFGVEDTVRAAGPLLALLGFLLFPFIWSVPEALLTAEMGTMFPENGGYVVWVSSALGPNWGFQLGWMKWLSGVIDNALYPVLFLDYLKSAIPALGGGFPRIIAVIVLVLALTYMNYRGLTIVGWAAILLGIFSLLPFMVMGVIAIPRIKPTRWIMVDLKKVNWGLYLNTLFWNLNYWDSISTLAGEVDNPGKTLPKALLYAVMLVVLGYFLPLLIGTGAMPVNRELWYDGYFSEVARVIGGVWLRSWVQAASALSNMGMFMAEMSSDSFQLLGMAERGMVPEFFAKRSRYGTPLVGILFSASGVVLLSWLSFQEIVAAENFLYCFGMLMEFVAFVKLRRKLPYAERPYKVPVGKTGAILMCVLPTLLIFVVLALASFKVFIVSFSAVIIGLVLRPCLKYMEQRRWLRFSVNPDLPDIRAT; this is translated from the coding sequence ATGCCAAGTGAAATGGAGTCCAATAATGCTGAATATGTGACACTGGGAGGAGAAGGTTCAACTCCAAAGTTAGAGAAGATGAGCAAGGTTTCAATTATGCCTCTGATGTTCTTGATCTTTTATGAGGTCTCGGGAGGACCTTTTGGTGTGGAAGACACTGTGAGAGCAGCTGGTCCATTGTTGGCTCTCCTTGGTTTCTTGCTTTTCCCATTCATTTGGAGTGTTCCAGAGGCACTCCTAACTGCAGAAATGGGTACTATGTTCCCTGAGAATGGTGGCTATGTGGTTTGGGTTTCATCTGCACTGGGTCCTAACTGGGGTTTCCAACTAGGTTGGATGAAATGGCTCAGTGGAGTCATTGACAATGCTTTATATCCAGTTCTATTTTTGGATTACCTTAAGTCAGCTATTCCAGCTTTAGGAGGTGGTTTTCCAAGGATAATAGCAGTgatagttttagttttagctCTCACTTACATGAACTATAGGGGGCTAACCATAGTGGGGTGGGCTGCAATATTGTTGGGAATCTTTTCATTACTTCCTTTCATGGTTATGGGAGTTATAGCAATACCTAGAATAAAACCAACTAGGTGGATCATGGTTGATTTGAAGAAAGTGAACTGGGGTTTATACTTGAACACTCTCTTCTGGAATTTGAACTACTGGGACTCAATTAGTACCCTTGCTGGAGAAGTGGATAATCCTGGTAAAACCCTCCCAAAAGCTCTTTTATATGCTGTTATGTTGGTTGTTTTGGGGTACTTTTTGCCTCTTCTGATAGGAACTGGAGCTATGCCGGTTAACCGTGAGCTATGGTATGATGGTTACTTCTCAGAAGTTGCTAGAGTGATTGGAGGGGTTTGGTTAAGGAGTTGGGTTCAAGCAGCATCTGCTTTGTCAAATATGGGGATGTTTATGGCTGAGATGAGCAGTGACTCCTTCCAACTTTTGGGGATGGCAGAAAGAGGCATGGTTCCTGAGTTCTTTGCGAAAAGGTCACGTTATGGGACCCCTCTTGTTGGCATTTTGTTCTCTGCATCTGGGGTGGTCTTGCTTTCATGGTTGAGCTTTCAAGAGATAGTTGCTGCTGAGAACTTCTTGTACTGTTTTGGGATGCTTATGGAGTTCGTGGCATTTGTCAAGTTAAGGAGGAAACTCCCATATGCCGAGAGGCCTTATAAAGTGCCTGTTGGGAAAACGGGAGCTATATTGATGTGTGTGCTTCCAACACTGCTGATATTTGTGGTCTTAGCTCTTGCTTCTTTCAAGGTCTTCATTGTAAGCTTCTCAGCTGTGATCATAGGGCTTGTATTAAGGCCTTGTTTGAAATATATGGAGCAGAGAAGATGGCTTAGATTCTCTGTTAATCCTGATCTTCCAGATATTCGTGCTACTTAG
- the LOC121174355 gene encoding serine/threonine protein phosphatase 2A 57 kDa regulatory subunit B' kappa isoform-like: MVSQKVSPTPSTSSPKKNPKTLHEMFLQESPHFTIPSSPSGNEELLSTISYCTFVFTFTDPSESPAQRDSKRLQLTRLVSILKSSKKPVHEKVLGASSGHDLSQPLQATPSTFQPFFFPHRIARKRRPHLYILIPMPEDPMERESLKNVYHKIYSEFISDRSFMRKSMTKVLLNYVFETEKHLGIVDLLEI, from the exons atggtcagCCAGAAAGTGTCACCAACACCATCAACAAGCAGCCCAAAGAAAAACCCAAAAACACTCCATGAAATGTTTTTGCAGGAGAGTCCTCATTTCACAATCCCATCTTCTCCTTCAGGAAATGAAGAACTTCTCTCCACCATTTCTTACTGCACCTTTGTTTTCACCTTCACTGACCCTTCAGAATCTCCTGCACAAAGAGACTCAAAGAGGCTTCAACTCACAAGATTAGTGTCTATATTGAAGTCCTCCAAGAAGCCAGTGCATGAAAAAGTTTTGGGGGCCTCTAGTGGCCATGATCTCAGCCAACCTCTTCAGGCCACTCCCTCCACCTTCCAACCCTTCTTCTTCCCTCACAGAATTGCCAGAAAAAGAAGACCCCATCTCTATATTCTCATCCCTATG CCTGAGGATCCAATGGAACGCGAGAGTTTGAAAAACGTGTACCACAAGATATACTCCGAGTTCATTTCTGATCGTTCCTTCATGAGGAAATCGATGACCAAGGTGCTCTTGAACTATGTGTTTGAGACAGAGAAGCATCTGGGGATTGTGGACTTGCTTGAGATATAG